From Homalodisca vitripennis isolate AUS2020 chromosome 1, UT_GWSS_2.1, whole genome shotgun sequence, the proteins below share one genomic window:
- the LOC124352833 gene encoding dynein regulatory complex subunit 7-like: protein METPSSVSAQQSDYISETKEDIEEPSKASVSLFKFDDRDSPFKQKSEVDVNSLLGSEEYYSSDSKREIEHFYPFGEQYIPLTSSIINDKKNKLGVIKLHWPTLDTKLPDSAKTFPETYIKNSNKEKVLLLYAENFRKQYHANFPTKKPLLLAAENECGIQKMVSTTIRPTKLCYPELHTWQGCAAFVSDHVVYKPLNSPHIMVSTDLLPTYHLTVSLKMVFFIPW from the exons ATGGAAACGCCCTCAAGTGTCAGTGCTCAACAATCGGACTACATTTCAGAAACGAAAGAAGATATTGAAGAACCATCTAAAGCATCagtttcactttttaaatttgatgatCGAGATAGCCCCTTTAAACAAAAGTCTGAAGTAGATGTCAATTCCTTGTTAGGAAGTGAAGAGTACTACAGCAGCGATAGTAAACGTGAGATAGAGCATTTTTACCCATTTGGAGAGCAATACATACCTTTAACATCATCAATAATCaatgataagaaaaataaacttgGAGTGATTAAACTTCATTGGCCCACTTTGGACACCAAACTTCCTGACAG TGCAAAAACGTTCCCTGAAACATACATAAAGAACAGTAACAAGGAAAAGGTTCTCCTGTTATATGCTGAAAACTTCAGGAAGCAGTATCATGCCAACTTTCCAACAAAGAAACCCCTCTTGCTGGCCGCAGAAAACGAGTGTGGAATACAA AAGATGGTATCGACTACAATTCGGCCGACGAAGCTCTGCTACCCGGAGTTGCACACTTGGCAGGGTTGCGCAGCGTTCGTCTCCGACCACGTCGTGTACAAACCGCTCAACAGCCCTCACATAATGGTGAGCACCGATCTTCTCCCGACTTATCACTTAACTGTCTCATTGAAAATGGTGTTTTTTATACCTTGGTAA